From the genome of Candidatus Kapaibacterium sp., one region includes:
- a CDS encoding DUF1343 domain-containing protein: MARGLLVGIALWGAIIGWAAPVVELGVERFVASHAERLRGKGVAVLTHAAARLPDGRLSLELLVQHFRVVAVWAPEHGFWGTVPAGVPVQDDTILGLPVYSLYGPRRRPSAELFRGVEGVIVDLQDVGIRPFTYLSTLVLVMDACAERGVPVYVLDRPNPLGGIVVEGAVLDTAYRSFVGMLPIPYRHGCTLGELARMLNAEGWLPSNSHRTLRRCSLEVIPLRGWRRQMVWEDTGLPWFPPSPNVPTPTAARAMLVTGILGEIGLWSIGIGTATPFQYLGAPRFPAGAVVERVRQRMAELGVVVGTGHFVPGAGPYARQECHGIFFAPRPSAEARFLEAFVVLLEALWQQFPQLCQQLTPKAQDMLRKILGSEAALRALCRGGSLREWLEKGLEEFQRLRQRYSLYQ; the protein is encoded by the coding sequence ATGGCGAGAGGCTTGTTGGTGGGGATTGCACTGTGGGGGGCCATAATAGGATGGGCAGCGCCGGTGGTGGAATTAGGAGTAGAGCGCTTCGTTGCCTCGCATGCTGAGCGCCTTCGAGGAAAAGGAGTAGCAGTGCTAACACATGCTGCGGCGCGACTACCCGATGGCCGCTTGAGCCTGGAACTGCTAGTGCAGCACTTCCGTGTCGTTGCAGTATGGGCACCTGAGCACGGCTTCTGGGGTACGGTCCCAGCTGGTGTTCCAGTCCAAGACGATACGATTTTAGGGCTTCCGGTGTACTCCCTCTACGGACCTCGCCGCCGTCCCTCGGCAGAGCTCTTCCGCGGGGTGGAGGGCGTGATTGTAGATCTCCAGGATGTCGGAATTCGCCCGTTCACCTACCTCAGCACACTTGTGCTGGTCATGGATGCATGTGCAGAGCGCGGCGTGCCGGTCTACGTGTTGGATCGCCCCAATCCGCTTGGAGGAATCGTCGTGGAGGGGGCCGTGTTGGACACAGCATACCGCTCGTTTGTGGGCATGCTCCCAATTCCTTACCGGCACGGGTGTACGCTAGGGGAGCTGGCGCGTATGCTCAACGCTGAAGGATGGCTGCCATCTAATTCCCACAGAACTCTTCGGCGTTGTTCCTTGGAGGTGATCCCTCTCCGGGGATGGAGACGCCAGATGGTCTGGGAGGACACCGGCCTCCCGTGGTTCCCCCCTTCCCCAAATGTCCCTACGCCCACTGCAGCACGGGCGATGCTCGTGACAGGCATTCTCGGCGAAATCGGGCTCTGGAGCATTGGTATTGGAACGGCCACCCCGTTCCAGTACTTGGGGGCTCCGAGATTCCCAGCGGGAGCAGTTGTAGAGCGTGTACGCCAGAGGATGGCAGAACTTGGAGTAGTCGTAGGGACTGGACACTTCGTTCCAGGTGCGGGGCCATACGCACGGCAGGAGTGTCATGGGATATTCTTTGCCCCTAGGCCCTCTGCAGAGGCTCGGTTCCTGGAGGCATTCGTGGTGCTCCTGGAGGCTTTATGGCAGCAATTCCCACAGCTTTGCCAGCAGCTGACGCCGAAAGCCCAAGACATGCTCCGGAAAATCTTGGGAAGCGAAGCGGCTTTAAGGGCACTGTGTCGAGGCGGGAGCCTGCGGGAATGGCTGGAGAAAGGGCTAGAGGAGTTCCAGCGGCTGCGGCAACGGTACAGCTTGTACCAGTGA
- a CDS encoding insulinase family protein, whose amino-acid sequence MLSRRLYPWLLLIALHALSYAAAQQKNWSKPPEPLPAKEFRFPEHKEFQLPNGLKVFLIEDHEQPTVTLRLQINAGDASDDIPGVAHLTALMLTKGAGKRSAQQIAAAIDSVGATLRASSAGDFTSVTASTLKKHLRLVLEIFADVVQRPTFPEEELQKLRPQVISEIRQERARPGSLAQAMARKVVYGEEHPYARRRTEQSVEQIRARDLRRFHEQYYHPRNATLAVVGDVREAEILPLLRQAFGQWKKRGEVKERSFPAVAPMPNGIYFIARPGSVQSSIVVTAATVPFAHPDYEALEVLAELLGSGFGGRLFRSLRETYAYTYAPFAFQTEAKYINRLALGADVRTPVTDSALRVIQHELEQIREYPPTEEELNRIKQAMVGTYLRSFESPEFIASLLQRADLYGLTKDHLRLYPNRILDISPWQVRNVAEKYLQPMGLRVVVVGDPKVLPQLQAIAKVYEYTQELQPAPVYQPVEMSVEELLRRYVAAVGGSTKLEALQSLRQQGRVRVQVSGMTIEGEFERSWKAPNKSAAQLKTPYFVQRSWSDGSNVWVEASGVRSEVSGREREKELLQAHPFYVAYLPKLGFRCEVLGKRGDQIVLRAEAPYGGEHLYYFNASSYLLERAEKMEPTAHGDQPLTEVYSEYMQVDGLRLPKHVQVDSPWGALHFENAYQLNPAVEDSEFIPPTSSQQ is encoded by the coding sequence ATGCTTTCCCGACGACTGTACCCATGGCTACTGCTTATAGCCTTGCATGCACTGAGCTATGCTGCCGCACAGCAGAAGAATTGGAGCAAACCACCAGAGCCTTTACCAGCGAAGGAGTTCCGCTTCCCGGAGCACAAAGAGTTCCAGCTTCCTAACGGGCTCAAGGTCTTCCTCATAGAAGATCACGAGCAGCCCACGGTCACACTACGCCTACAGATCAACGCAGGGGATGCGAGTGACGACATCCCTGGGGTTGCACACCTGACGGCCCTCATGTTAACCAAGGGGGCTGGTAAGCGTTCTGCTCAGCAGATTGCTGCTGCTATTGACAGTGTTGGGGCGACACTGCGGGCCTCCTCAGCTGGGGATTTCACGAGTGTGACGGCCTCGACGCTGAAGAAGCACCTACGGCTTGTACTAGAAATCTTCGCCGACGTCGTGCAGCGCCCGACCTTTCCGGAGGAGGAACTTCAGAAGCTGCGTCCACAAGTGATCTCAGAAATTCGCCAGGAGCGGGCTCGACCGGGGTCATTAGCGCAGGCAATGGCGCGAAAAGTTGTCTATGGAGAGGAGCACCCGTATGCTCGCCGCCGCACGGAACAGAGCGTTGAGCAGATTCGAGCGCGAGACCTACGCCGCTTCCATGAGCAGTACTACCACCCACGTAATGCGACTCTCGCTGTCGTTGGGGATGTCCGAGAGGCAGAGATACTGCCGCTTTTGCGCCAGGCCTTTGGACAATGGAAAAAGCGCGGGGAGGTCAAAGAGCGTTCCTTCCCTGCAGTAGCGCCGATGCCAAACGGCATCTACTTCATCGCTCGTCCAGGTTCAGTCCAATCGAGCATTGTGGTGACTGCTGCGACTGTACCTTTTGCCCATCCTGACTACGAAGCGCTAGAGGTGCTGGCGGAGCTGCTCGGTTCGGGATTCGGCGGCCGCCTCTTTCGGAGCCTGCGCGAAACCTATGCCTACACGTATGCCCCGTTTGCCTTCCAGACAGAAGCGAAGTACATCAACCGGCTGGCCCTGGGAGCAGATGTTCGGACGCCTGTCACAGACTCTGCACTCCGAGTGATTCAGCATGAGTTGGAGCAGATTAGGGAGTATCCACCGACTGAGGAGGAGCTCAACCGAATCAAGCAGGCAATGGTGGGTACATACCTCCGCTCGTTCGAATCACCGGAATTCATAGCCTCGCTCCTCCAGCGAGCGGACCTCTACGGTTTGACCAAGGACCACTTGCGGCTCTATCCGAATCGCATCCTGGACATTTCTCCGTGGCAAGTGCGGAATGTGGCCGAAAAGTATCTGCAGCCAATGGGTCTACGTGTAGTCGTCGTCGGGGATCCAAAAGTTCTGCCGCAGTTACAAGCGATCGCGAAGGTCTATGAGTACACGCAGGAACTACAGCCAGCACCGGTGTATCAGCCAGTTGAGATGTCTGTGGAAGAGCTGCTTCGGCGCTACGTGGCAGCGGTTGGTGGGAGCACGAAGTTAGAAGCACTCCAGTCTCTGCGCCAGCAAGGGCGGGTTCGGGTGCAGGTCAGCGGGATGACGATTGAAGGAGAGTTCGAGCGGAGTTGGAAGGCACCGAACAAGAGCGCTGCCCAGCTGAAGACGCCATACTTTGTGCAGCGGAGCTGGTCCGACGGGAGCAACGTCTGGGTTGAGGCCAGTGGTGTGAGGAGCGAGGTATCGGGACGAGAGCGTGAGAAGGAGCTCCTGCAGGCGCATCCGTTCTACGTCGCGTATCTCCCCAAGTTGGGCTTTCGGTGTGAAGTGCTGGGTAAGAGGGGAGACCAAATCGTGCTGCGGGCAGAGGCGCCGTATGGGGGAGAGCACCTATACTACTTCAACGCTAGCTCCTACTTGCTGGAGCGGGCGGAGAAGATGGAGCCTACAGCCCACGGCGATCAGCCGCTGACGGAGGTGTACAGCGAGTACATGCAGGTGGATGGGTTACGCCTTCCGAAACACGTCCAGGTAGACAGTCCTTGGGGGGCGCTACACTTCGAGAATGCTTACCAGCTCAACCCCGCAGTGGAAGACAGCGAGTTCATACCCCCTACCTCCTCCCAACAGTGA
- the lnt gene encoding apolipoprotein N-acyltransferase, whose protein sequence is MQVPLRQYYAAAALSGLLCGIAFPPLPFGGLAFGAFVPLLWVLSASLPLRRLLTAGYLFGFCFHGVANWWVSSWQPEADPYLLVAGLLLWLGHPLFFLVPLTAAWWLAQRTSAQWMVVGFPFIWTGFEWLHSLGEIGYPWLSIGYTQVGNLYWIQVADLGGIWGASFLVLWANVALYRVLQLWGEARRQGLSLWQLIRQQQVWAWGALCGGVVVLPMLYGGLRLEGLRALQPTGVLRAVLVQPDFNPWAKWEQTAAEQVWLQQRLADSVLQRFKAELVVWNETAIPVPVTLPEYRWLWDALGAWVRQHGVALLSGFAEMQVYPVSKASPLARRLPWDSSRAYSAYNAAFLLTSFGELAGVHRKVRLTPFAERFPYAELFGGLTQLVEWGVGISAWAKGERQEVMKLPRAADTVTLGVAICIESIFPDFVRAYIQRGSDILVVLSNDAWFDGTPGPAQHFAIARVRAIETRRPILRCANSGITAAILPTGEVGGELPQYRATALPVTLPMYRVESLYASIGDVIPQAAMVWSLVLLALAAFRRAGVMKGNRRSSTAPVELSSRREGMRG, encoded by the coding sequence ATGCAGGTACCGCTTCGCCAATACTATGCTGCCGCGGCGCTCTCTGGGCTCCTCTGCGGTATTGCCTTCCCTCCGCTTCCCTTCGGCGGCTTGGCCTTCGGGGCCTTTGTCCCATTGCTATGGGTCTTGTCAGCATCGTTGCCGTTGCGCCGGTTGCTGACAGCGGGATACCTTTTCGGGTTCTGCTTCCATGGGGTCGCAAACTGGTGGGTCAGCAGTTGGCAGCCAGAGGCGGATCCGTACTTGCTCGTTGCCGGATTGCTCCTGTGGCTGGGACATCCACTCTTCTTCCTGGTACCGCTGACGGCGGCTTGGTGGCTTGCTCAGCGGACTTCGGCCCAGTGGATGGTGGTGGGCTTTCCGTTCATATGGACGGGCTTTGAGTGGCTCCACAGTCTTGGGGAGATCGGCTATCCGTGGCTGTCGATTGGGTACACACAGGTCGGCAACTTGTACTGGATTCAGGTTGCCGATCTGGGTGGGATTTGGGGAGCCAGCTTCCTGGTGCTTTGGGCAAACGTTGCCCTCTACAGAGTGCTCCAGCTCTGGGGAGAAGCACGCCGGCAGGGACTATCGCTCTGGCAGCTCATTCGCCAGCAGCAGGTATGGGCATGGGGTGCTCTCTGCGGTGGTGTTGTCGTATTGCCGATGCTCTACGGCGGACTCCGCTTGGAAGGACTGCGAGCGTTGCAGCCGACGGGTGTGCTCCGAGCCGTCCTCGTACAGCCGGACTTCAATCCCTGGGCTAAGTGGGAGCAGACAGCGGCTGAGCAAGTCTGGTTGCAGCAGCGGCTAGCGGATAGCGTCCTGCAGCGCTTTAAAGCGGAGTTGGTCGTGTGGAATGAGACGGCAATCCCTGTCCCAGTGACTCTTCCGGAGTACCGATGGCTGTGGGATGCTTTGGGTGCATGGGTACGGCAGCACGGAGTTGCTTTGCTGAGTGGGTTTGCGGAGATGCAGGTCTACCCTGTTAGCAAGGCTTCTCCGCTGGCCCGACGCTTGCCATGGGATTCGTCTCGTGCCTACTCTGCCTACAACGCTGCTTTTCTGCTGACCTCCTTTGGGGAGCTTGCAGGAGTGCATCGTAAGGTTCGGCTGACGCCGTTTGCTGAGCGCTTCCCATATGCCGAGCTCTTTGGGGGACTGACTCAGCTGGTGGAGTGGGGAGTCGGAATCTCTGCCTGGGCAAAGGGAGAGCGGCAGGAGGTAATGAAGTTGCCTCGGGCAGCCGACACCGTAACCCTGGGGGTGGCAATCTGTATCGAGTCCATCTTCCCCGACTTTGTGCGGGCTTACATCCAGCGAGGTAGTGACATACTGGTTGTACTCAGCAACGACGCATGGTTCGACGGTACCCCAGGGCCTGCACAACACTTCGCTATTGCGCGTGTGCGGGCAATAGAGACCCGCCGGCCAATCCTGCGGTGCGCTAATAGCGGGATTACAGCTGCTATCTTGCCGACAGGGGAGGTAGGCGGCGAACTACCACAGTACCGCGCTACGGCCCTTCCAGTTACACTTCCGATGTACCGAGTGGAGAGTCTCTACGCGAGTATCGGTGATGTCATCCCGCAAGCCGCAATGGTCTGGAGCCTTGTCTTGCTTGCACTAGCAGCGTTCCGAAGAGCTGGTGTCATGAAAGGGAATCGTCGTTCGTCAACGGCTCCTGTTGAGCTGTCATCTCGAAGGGAGGGGATGAGAGGATGA
- the gatA gene encoding Asp-tRNA(Asn)/Glu-tRNA(Gln) amidotransferase subunit GatA, protein MMQTYAEFRRSRLRGELRCRQVVEEFLQRIDRQRDLNAFITVSAEEALQAAEESDARFDAGQPRPLEGCVVAIKDNISTAGIRTTCASRILENFVPVYDATAVARLKEAGAIIIGKTNLDEFAMGSSNEYSAFGPVRHPRNPAYVPGGSSGGSAVAVAASMCHVALGSDTGGSVRQPAAFCGVLGLKPSYGRISRYGLVAFASSLDQIGIFANVLEDIAAVLDVVSGHDPHDATSLPELPTQALRELEAPIGELVIGLLPEETLRGCHPEVMASYEHCVERLRSAGVRLVTVELPYSDVWVPTYYIVATAEASSNLARYDGIRYGFRATVPEGEDIIAATRTAGFGAEVKRRIMVGTYVLSAGYYDAYYRKALKARRLIAEAYARAFTQVHALFLPTSPVPPFRLGERLQDPVAMYLADLLTVSANLAGIPAMSLPAGQTSEGLPIGMQLQAPYGADVRLLQYARLCMQLWHAPREL, encoded by the coding sequence ATGATGCAGACCTACGCTGAATTCCGACGCTCTCGCCTTCGTGGGGAGCTGCGCTGTCGACAGGTTGTAGAGGAATTCCTCCAGCGAATTGATCGGCAGCGAGACCTCAACGCCTTCATCACGGTCTCAGCTGAAGAGGCTCTTCAGGCAGCTGAGGAATCTGATGCCCGCTTCGATGCAGGTCAGCCTCGTCCGTTGGAAGGCTGTGTCGTAGCTATCAAGGACAACATCTCAACGGCTGGTATCCGGACCACGTGTGCCTCCCGAATCCTGGAGAACTTCGTGCCTGTCTATGATGCCACGGCCGTGGCTCGCCTTAAGGAAGCAGGTGCCATCATCATTGGCAAGACGAACCTGGACGAGTTCGCGATGGGCTCGTCCAACGAGTACTCTGCGTTTGGGCCAGTGCGCCATCCACGCAATCCTGCGTATGTCCCAGGCGGATCGTCAGGAGGCTCGGCGGTTGCTGTTGCGGCTAGTATGTGCCACGTTGCGTTGGGGTCGGATACGGGAGGGTCAGTACGGCAGCCGGCGGCTTTCTGCGGTGTGCTTGGCCTGAAACCGAGCTATGGCCGAATCTCCCGCTACGGACTGGTGGCATTTGCCTCTTCGCTGGATCAGATTGGCATCTTCGCCAACGTGTTGGAAGACATCGCCGCTGTATTGGATGTTGTCTCCGGTCATGATCCGCACGACGCAACGAGCCTTCCTGAGCTCCCAACACAAGCCCTGCGGGAATTGGAGGCGCCCATAGGAGAACTGGTTATTGGACTTCTGCCGGAGGAGACACTTCGGGGCTGCCATCCGGAGGTGATGGCATCCTACGAGCACTGCGTAGAGCGGCTGCGCTCTGCAGGGGTGCGCCTAGTAACAGTGGAGCTGCCTTACAGTGATGTGTGGGTACCGACTTACTACATCGTGGCGACGGCAGAGGCCTCCTCTAACTTAGCGCGCTACGACGGGATTCGTTATGGCTTTCGAGCGACGGTACCAGAGGGGGAAGACATCATCGCGGCGACCCGAACGGCCGGTTTCGGCGCCGAAGTCAAGCGGCGTATCATGGTAGGCACCTACGTGCTCTCTGCTGGCTACTACGATGCGTACTACCGCAAGGCCCTGAAGGCTCGTCGCCTCATAGCAGAGGCGTATGCTCGGGCCTTTACCCAGGTCCATGCCCTCTTCTTGCCAACATCGCCGGTTCCACCATTCCGGTTGGGCGAGCGGCTCCAGGACCCCGTGGCTATGTACTTAGCCGACCTGCTGACGGTCTCGGCAAACCTGGCTGGGATTCCAGCAATGAGTCTGCCCGCAGGCCAGACTTCCGAAGGGCTCCCGATTGGGATGCAACTCCAGGCGCCGTATGGAGCGGATGTGCGGCTCTTACAGTACGCTCGTCTCTGCATGCAGCTTTGGCATGCACCTAGGGAGCTGTAA
- a CDS encoding HDIG domain-containing protein, with translation MATPTLFARLQQRLRTTEEGEGIRFSVGLRVAIIGATVLLCGLFFPWWTEEVPPQWVPQWELVGTRWRGPVVQAEYSFVVRKPTEVYEQEVRRALDSVAPVFVPLSNARSEWYGRIALVVDSLRRVPSLSEGSVGAEQWGGEQLEMLQRIAERVFREVAGWEVIDRPKGQIPTPWITLWQHPTVWTTLPLGQVLDSAEGSALLRTLVRRYSPPELERLVAEVVQKAFRPTLVYNEKLTDSLRWAVRQSIPRTWGVVREGELIVAPGDVITDTTVAKLASYANARLLQRERRVTLSTLMGSFGHAALICSVLFVYLGFLRPRILRDALQLAGLAVGLVAIAALAWLSRVAKSDLPLEYLIVVPALSMLVAILLDSRTAFYTTVTAALLVAGVRNGDYSTGLALMLGGMLAAYTVRDLESRRQLFRSLFFIALGIGTAAVVLGIAQGRSLEDVLLRCGFVAANAGLSPVLTFGILLLLERTFNIVTDMRLLEYSSLEHPLLQELQRKAPGTYQHTLNVARLAEHAARAIGARALLVRVGAYFHDIGKLTKPEYFAENQIGLDNKHERLPPKKSAAIIREHVTEGIDLARSYGLPPQIVDFIPQHHGTMLIRAFWQKAVEQARQRGEPPPSEEDFRYFGPKPQTKEAAILMLADAAEALTHALPSQEPDRLAAALDEVIRERIVDGQLDESPLSFHELQKVRDALVEGMVGIQHRRVSYGAATAQPAALL, from the coding sequence ATGGCAACTCCGACCCTCTTTGCACGCTTGCAGCAGCGGCTGCGGACGACCGAGGAGGGGGAGGGCATCCGTTTCTCCGTTGGGCTCCGAGTAGCGATTATTGGGGCCACCGTTCTCCTCTGTGGACTCTTCTTTCCATGGTGGACCGAGGAAGTGCCGCCGCAGTGGGTCCCGCAGTGGGAGCTTGTGGGTACACGCTGGCGTGGGCCTGTGGTGCAGGCTGAGTACAGCTTCGTTGTGCGCAAGCCTACAGAAGTCTACGAGCAAGAAGTCCGACGGGCTCTTGACAGTGTGGCCCCAGTGTTTGTCCCTCTCTCCAACGCACGTAGTGAGTGGTACGGTCGGATAGCACTCGTCGTTGATAGCCTGCGTCGTGTGCCTTCTCTGTCGGAGGGTTCGGTGGGGGCTGAGCAATGGGGTGGCGAACAGTTGGAGATGCTTCAGCGCATTGCAGAGCGAGTTTTCCGTGAGGTTGCCGGATGGGAAGTGATAGACCGCCCAAAGGGGCAGATTCCCACGCCGTGGATTACGCTCTGGCAGCATCCGACGGTGTGGACGACCCTACCGCTTGGGCAAGTATTGGACTCCGCTGAAGGCAGCGCACTTTTGAGGACTCTCGTCCGCCGATACAGTCCGCCGGAGCTGGAACGGTTGGTGGCTGAGGTCGTCCAGAAGGCCTTCCGTCCTACACTGGTCTACAACGAGAAGCTTACAGACTCTCTCCGGTGGGCAGTTCGGCAGTCCATCCCGCGGACATGGGGAGTCGTTCGGGAGGGCGAGCTCATCGTTGCTCCTGGGGATGTCATCACGGACACAACGGTGGCTAAGCTGGCTTCGTATGCGAATGCGCGACTGCTGCAGAGAGAACGCCGTGTCACGCTCTCAACGCTCATGGGTAGCTTCGGACATGCTGCGCTAATCTGCTCGGTGCTGTTTGTCTACTTAGGGTTTCTGCGCCCTCGAATCCTCCGGGACGCGCTGCAATTAGCCGGGCTGGCCGTAGGGCTAGTGGCCATCGCAGCCCTTGCTTGGCTCTCTCGCGTGGCCAAGAGCGATCTGCCGCTGGAGTACCTCATCGTCGTCCCAGCGCTATCCATGCTGGTGGCAATTCTGCTGGATTCGCGAACGGCCTTCTACACGACGGTCACGGCTGCGTTGCTTGTCGCCGGTGTGCGGAATGGAGACTATTCCACGGGGCTGGCCCTCATGCTCGGCGGCATGCTGGCAGCTTACACGGTCCGGGACTTAGAGAGCCGTCGCCAACTGTTCCGCTCGCTGTTCTTCATTGCCCTCGGGATTGGTACGGCCGCTGTGGTTTTGGGTATAGCGCAGGGACGCAGCTTGGAAGACGTGCTCTTGCGGTGTGGTTTCGTTGCGGCTAATGCAGGGCTGTCGCCAGTGTTAACGTTCGGCATCCTCCTGCTACTGGAGCGGACGTTCAACATCGTTACCGACATGCGCTTGCTGGAGTACAGCTCTTTGGAGCACCCTCTGCTGCAGGAGCTCCAGCGCAAGGCACCAGGGACGTATCAGCATACGCTCAATGTGGCCCGCTTAGCTGAGCATGCGGCTCGGGCGATTGGGGCTCGGGCCCTTTTAGTACGGGTAGGGGCGTACTTCCATGACATCGGCAAACTGACCAAGCCGGAGTATTTTGCGGAGAACCAAATCGGGCTCGACAACAAGCACGAGCGGCTCCCACCAAAGAAGAGTGCAGCCATTATCCGAGAGCATGTTACCGAGGGCATAGATCTTGCCCGAAGCTACGGGCTACCGCCTCAGATTGTGGACTTTATCCCACAGCACCACGGTACGATGCTAATCCGCGCCTTCTGGCAGAAGGCTGTGGAACAAGCGCGTCAACGCGGCGAGCCACCACCATCGGAAGAGGACTTCCGCTACTTTGGGCCAAAGCCACAAACCAAGGAAGCTGCTATTCTCATGTTAGCCGACGCTGCAGAAGCGCTGACCCATGCGCTGCCGTCGCAGGAACCCGACCGGTTGGCGGCCGCTTTGGATGAGGTCATCCGAGAGCGTATCGTGGATGGGCAGCTTGACGAGAGTCCTCTGAGTTTCCACGAGCTGCAGAAGGTTCGAGATGCTCTCGTCGAAGGCATGGTAGGAATCCAGCATCGACGGGTGAGCTATGGGGCGGCTACGGCACAGCCCGCAGCTCTCTTGTGA
- the xerD gene encoding site-specific tyrosine recombinase XerD, whose translation MGRLRHSPQLSCEPLWLKEFTVHLRFERGLAENSVSAYLRHIRAFWDFVQSQGVGEIAAVGSAHVQAFLATLQQHGLEPASIAQCVAALRSLFRFLVLVGTVEEDPTEDIKLPHRQRALPEVLSIPEVERLLCQPDTQTPRGLRDRAILEVLYGCGLRVSELCALRIGDALADQGLLRVWGKGAKERFVPIGRLALGWVERYCREARPLFLRRPTDLLFLNSRGGRLSRMAVWKIVESAARQAGIQRRVHPHTLRHSFATHLLEGGADLRAVQEMLGHAHITTTQLYTHVDRYYVQEVHRTFHPRA comes from the coding sequence ATGGGGCGGCTACGGCACAGCCCGCAGCTCTCTTGTGAGCCTTTATGGCTGAAAGAGTTCACCGTCCATCTCCGCTTTGAGCGAGGGCTGGCGGAGAACTCCGTCAGCGCTTACCTCCGCCATATCCGCGCGTTCTGGGATTTCGTCCAGAGCCAGGGAGTTGGAGAGATTGCAGCTGTAGGATCAGCGCACGTTCAGGCCTTCTTGGCGACGCTTCAACAACACGGGCTTGAGCCAGCGTCAATCGCGCAGTGTGTAGCGGCTCTCCGATCGCTCTTTCGCTTCCTCGTGCTTGTGGGGACTGTGGAGGAGGATCCAACAGAGGACATCAAACTCCCGCACCGGCAGCGAGCGTTGCCGGAAGTGTTGAGCATCCCCGAGGTGGAACGGTTGTTGTGCCAACCGGATACTCAAACGCCTCGTGGACTCCGCGACCGGGCAATCTTAGAAGTCCTCTACGGCTGTGGACTGCGAGTATCAGAGCTGTGCGCTCTTCGGATTGGGGACGCGTTGGCTGACCAGGGACTACTGCGCGTCTGGGGGAAGGGAGCTAAGGAGCGGTTTGTCCCGATTGGACGGCTAGCCTTGGGGTGGGTAGAGCGGTACTGTCGGGAGGCCCGTCCGCTCTTCCTCCGACGTCCGACGGACTTGCTCTTCTTGAACTCGCGTGGGGGACGGCTATCACGCATGGCAGTATGGAAGATTGTGGAGTCGGCGGCCCGTCAAGCCGGTATCCAGCGCCGAGTCCACCCCCATACCCTTCGTCACAGCTTCGCTACGCATCTGCTGGAAGGAGGGGCAGATCTACGGGCGGTCCAGGAGATGCTAGGGCACGCTCATATCACCACAACGCAGCTCTACACACACGTGGATCGCTACTACGTTCAGGAGGTTCACCGGACCTTCCATCCACGCGCCTAA
- a CDS encoding insulinase family protein — translation MKGWVGAGILLLAGISWAQRSFYPVRFIEFTLANGLHVILQRDTSAPVVATVLYYKVGSRNEEPQRTGFAHFFEHLMFEGTEHIPRATIDKYIQEAGGMLNAFTTFDATVYYFQLPLHQLPLALWIEAERMRRLRIDSVGVETQRGVVKEERKMRYDNSPYGGWMEKLFGRLFAGSPYGWTPIGSAQHIDSARIEEFVGFYNRYYQPNNAVLVIVGDIDPQQARQLVETYFGQYPRGPELPPFRFELPRMMAGEQRDTVYDKKAPQPAVFIGWRGPEKGHPDAYALEMLMDILSEGESSRLYRRLVDETQVAAQASAFYYDLQYAGAIIAIGLAAPEKPIADVERELLATIERVQREGVTDAEFQKARNIREARFVMGKKEALSKALSLASYWATFGDANLINTELERYLQVTREDIQRVARKYFTSDRVVLTYLPAQTQP, via the coding sequence ATGAAGGGCTGGGTCGGTGCAGGAATCTTGCTACTTGCTGGCATCAGTTGGGCACAACGGAGTTTCTATCCAGTGCGGTTCATAGAATTCACGCTTGCCAATGGCCTCCATGTGATTCTCCAGCGGGATACTTCTGCCCCTGTTGTAGCGACGGTGCTCTACTACAAGGTAGGATCGCGCAACGAGGAGCCGCAGCGCACAGGCTTTGCGCACTTCTTCGAGCACCTCATGTTCGAGGGGACCGAGCATATCCCTCGGGCAACGATTGACAAGTATATCCAGGAGGCCGGCGGTATGCTGAACGCGTTCACAACATTCGATGCTACGGTGTACTACTTCCAACTGCCATTGCACCAACTGCCGCTGGCGCTCTGGATCGAAGCCGAGCGGATGCGCCGCTTGCGGATAGACAGTGTGGGCGTGGAGACTCAGCGTGGGGTGGTCAAGGAAGAGCGCAAGATGCGGTACGACAATAGCCCTTACGGCGGCTGGATGGAGAAGCTCTTCGGTAGACTCTTCGCCGGTTCGCCGTATGGGTGGACTCCCATTGGCTCTGCTCAGCACATAGACAGTGCTCGGATTGAGGAGTTCGTGGGGTTCTACAATCGCTACTACCAGCCAAACAATGCCGTGCTGGTTATCGTCGGAGACATAGATCCTCAGCAAGCGCGGCAGCTAGTGGAGACGTACTTCGGGCAGTATCCCCGAGGGCCAGAGCTCCCACCGTTCCGGTTTGAGTTGCCACGAATGATGGCAGGCGAGCAGCGGGACACCGTGTACGACAAGAAGGCTCCACAACCTGCTGTCTTTATTGGATGGCGGGGACCGGAGAAAGGGCATCCAGATGCCTATGCGTTGGAGATGCTGATGGACATCCTCTCGGAGGGCGAGAGCTCCCGACTCTACCGCCGTTTGGTTGATGAAACCCAGGTGGCAGCACAAGCATCGGCCTTTTACTACGACTTGCAGTATGCAGGGGCTATCATTGCGATTGGATTGGCGGCGCCGGAGAAGCCCATTGCAGATGTTGAGCGTGAGCTGCTGGCGACGATAGAACGGGTCCAGCGTGAGGGTGTAACGGACGCGGAGTTCCAGAAAGCTCGGAACATACGGGAGGCTCGCTTCGTCATGGGCAAGAAGGAAGCCCTTTCGAAGGCACTCTCTCTAGCGTCCTACTGGGCTACTTTCGGCGACGCCAATCTCATCAATACAGAACTGGAGCGCTACTTGCAGGTGACTCGTGAGGACATTCAGCGAGTGGCGCGGAAGTACTTCACGAGCGATCGTGTCGTTCTGACGTACTTGCCGGCTCAAACCCAGCCGTAG